Sequence from the Burkholderia sp. GAS332 genome:
GGGCTAACCTTTGAGGAGAATCAGCGATGCCGGACCAGATCAATACTCGACGTCGTCGTCTGCTTGGGACGACCGTTGCGGGTATCAGTTTGATGGAGTTGGGGTTGAGCGGGCTCGCCAAGGCGCAGTCGAACGGCACGCCATCCAGTACGAAAACCGCAACGCGTGTTGCTTCGTTCGACAACATCCGCCAGGTCAACGCCGGGACGCTCAGCATCGGTTATGCCGAAGCGGGGCCGCAGAATGGACCGGTGGTCATCCTGCTGCACGGCTGGCCCTACGATATCTACAGCTTCGCCGAAGTCACGCCATTGCTTGCATCTGCGGGCTATCGGGTCATCGTGCCGTATCTGCGAGGCTATGGCTCGACACGGTTCCTGTCCGCGGATACGCCTCGCAACGGTCAGCAAGCGGTGGTTGCCGTCGACATCATTGCATTGATGGACGCATTGAAGATCGACAAAGCGATCTTTGGCGGCTTCGATTGGGGCGCACGCACGGTGAATATCATTGCGGCGCTGTGGCCGCAGCGATGCAAGGCGATGGTGTCGGTCAGCGGTTATCTGATCGGCAGTCAGGAAGCCAACAAGGCGCCGCTGCCGCCGAAGGCTGAGTTGGCCTGGTGGTATCAGTTCTATTTCGCCACGGAGCGCGGCCAGGCGGGGTATGAAGCGAACCGCCACGACTTCAACAAGCTGATCTGGCGTCTCGCGTCGCCGAAATGGAATTTCGACGATGCAACGTTCGACCGCTCGGCGGAGTCGTTCAACAATCCTGATCACGTTGCGGTGGTGATTCACAAC
This genomic interval carries:
- a CDS encoding Pimeloyl-ACP methyl ester carboxylesterase; protein product: MPDQINTRRRRLLGTTVAGISLMELGLSGLAKAQSNGTPSSTKTATRVASFDNIRQVNAGTLSIGYAEAGPQNGPVVILLHGWPYDIYSFAEVTPLLASAGYRVIVPYLRGYGSTRFLSADTPRNGQQAVVAVDIIALMDALKIDKAIFGGFDWGARTVNIIAALWPQRCKAMVSVSGYLIGSQEANKAPLPPKAELAWWYQFYFATERGQAGYEANRHDFNKLIWRLASPKWNFDDATFDRSAESFNNPDHVAVVIHNYRWRLGLVNGEPQYDELEKRLATAPTIAVPTITMEGDANGAPHPEPAAYAKKFTGKYHHRNIGGGIGHNLPQEAPKAFADAIVDVTRL